Within Puntigrus tetrazona isolate hp1 chromosome 17, ASM1883169v1, whole genome shotgun sequence, the genomic segment CCATCTCTTTATAATTTAACAGACTTAGGGTTGAAACGGGGGCTGTAGACAGTAAAAATCAGGTTTTAGAATGAACTCAGATGCAGAGACTAAACGTATTAGAAGACTGAGAATGTAGATTATTGATAGAGCGTACATTTTAACTGGTGGTATTTTCCCTAGATTAAAGGATGAATCGTCATCCAGTGAAGATGACAGCGGGGGTGCTAAACAGAATCTTTTGAGCAATCAGCCCGAAGTTCTCCACAGCACGGGAGGCCACTTTTACAGAAAGACACTTCGTTTGTCCTCAGAACAGCTAGTAAGCATCTAATTTTCTATAAAGCAAGTAGATTCTGTCACAGATAAGGTTATGGAAACCCATGCTACAAGCATGTTCCTCACAGGCCAGTCTGCACTTGAAAGATGGCCCCAACGATgtggtcttcagtgtcaccaCGCAGTATCAGGGCACCTGCCGCTGTGAGGGCACCATTTATCTGTGGAACTGGGATGACAAGATAGTGATTTCAGACATCGATGGCACCATCACAAGGTGAGACTACTTCAACTTTAGGTGACAGTGTAATGGATTTGTCAGATGAAACACTGAAGGAACGGTCTAAATTGCATGATCTCCTTCAGGTCCGACACCCTGGGACACATTTTACCCACACTGGGTAAAGACTGGACCCATCAGGGCATTGCTCGACTCTATCACAGAGTCAGCCAGTGAGTCCCACACCACACATATGAGCATTTTTggcctatttttaaaatgtctaatatATCTAATTTTCTATGTGTAACAGGAACGGTTACAAGTTTATGTACTGTTCAGCTCGGGCGATTGGCATGGCTGATATGACCCGGGGTTACCTGCACTGGGTTAATGAAAGAGGCACCATGTTACCAATGGGACCTGTGCTGCTTAGTCCTAGTAGTTTGTTCTCTGCATTTCACAGGTTGTAACACAAAACGTTTATAGGCTTTTAAAAACTGACAGAATGCCATATTACCTGTAACTgatgtcttttcttttcatttcagggAGGTCATTGAGAAGAAGCCAGAAAAGTTTAAAATTGAATGTCTGACCGACATAAAAAACCTGTTCTATCCAAACACAGAACCCTTCTATGCTGCTTTTGGAAACAGGGCGACAGTAAGTACTAGTAGCAAGAACTGCTAATTATGCCTACATCTGATATACGCAGATATTTAAGGAATGTTCTTCTCTCCAGGATGTTTATTCATATAAAGAGGTTGGAGTGCCTTTGAACAGAATATTTACTGTGAATCCTAAGGGAGAGCTCATCCAAGAACATGCAAAGACCAACATATCATCGTAAGTGTTTGTAACGGTTCTAGATCTAATGAAAACATGTCTTTGTCTCtttacaaaacatgttttgcaaTAAAAGTAACCCCGTTTTGTTTgcattgtgacatttttttatgataattatctaagaacaaagaaagaaaaaataacatatttacattaaaactacacccgttttaaaatgatttagaattattattatttgtaagtgattaataattatacaaatatataattattaataaatcattattaattacataaagttCATATTTCCATCAAAAgtctcatttaaaaaacattttacattttaatatttttgccatTTCCTCATCAGAATCTAACAGTAGATAGCTCAGTAGTGTCCGGTAGTTTGAAATTTGTCCATCTGACAGTAAACTCATCCATATATTCTTGTTTCACAGTTATGGACGTCTTTGTGAGGTCGTGGATCATGTCTTCCCTCTTCTAATCAGAGGGAACACCACCGACTTCCCCTGTTCGGACACGTTCAGCCAGTTCACCTTCTGGAGGGAGCAGTTACCAGACGTAGACAAGCAGGAGCAACATCccgagagcagctgaaaggacATACAGTTCTGTAAAAAGATAGCATCCCTACAAACTCGGCTCTGATGCTGCACTGCCATAGGTATTCCTCTACGCACAAGCAACTCAGCACTTTGCAGACCACTTGCCGCCCTCTGCCTGTCCCTCCGTTATTAATTTACACTTTTACAAACGTTTATCATTTTTGGGCGTGCTAATATTTTGTTGTACCGGCAGCATGTTACATAGCTCATATTAGGGAATTTGTCTGTTTATTGATGAGGTTACGGTTAAAGTGCCAAAAGCATTATTCATAACGAACAAGGCAATTACATTacgctattaaaaaaaaagctgtctgtTGGCTTTGTCCAAGGTTGTAAAGATATATATGAGGGaatacagttattttagtacatagTATAAAAGGTTTTTTGAGCATTTGTCATAAAACATGCAGAGAGAAATGTAAAGCtttcatcaaattaaaaaataatgataaataaactcAGATGTAGGTATAAAGCCAGCATTAGTATCTCTCAGGTGATTTAGACAAGGTAGTCTTTTAAAACTTCAAGTGacctttcataaaaaaaacattttatccctaaattattttactactCCATTtccttaaaatcaaaacaagcaCAATTGGATCGATCTTAATTGTGCCATCCTGGACACCTtcataccacacacacactttacattttGCCAAATGCTTATTATTGTGTGAAAACCTTGCATTCcttattatttgtgtgtattttatgtgaAGTTCATAACAGCGAATATGAATCATGCAGTAATTGATTTCGTTACAggtttaaagaaaaacagaaactaaacaaaagcaaacaacaaTGCAAAGAACACTCAGGTCATGAAGTATTTCCTACCTGTATTAATTCCTTCatattaatgtcatatttacatcgtgctcattttcataaaacatatacacacacctgAGAATTCATgcttatttcagtaattaagAATATAAAATCTACTGACTGACGGTGCATActattattatgttaattttatttttttaaatattcgaTCAACACCAACACCTTTACGCAAATGTGTTTATGGTTTCTGTCTTATTAAAGGATGAACTGTGTATTACGAaagcactaaaatatatatacaccgAAACAGGGCTCTGGTAAATGAATAGGTTTGCGTGATGGGTAAACGGACAAGCTCCTGCTTATTCTCAAGTCTGTGGTTTCTCATGGTTATCAAGGAGCACATTAAATAAGCACTGATGTGATGCATGAATGACGAATGGGCTTTAAGGATTGATTCGGAAGAactgtgtattttaaatgtaaccgTGTTATTGTTCTgcgatgaaaaaaaacaaagtataaaatatacacgTGTGCaacatgaaaatgcaaattagaCTGATCTCTAATTGGTTCAGTTGATACGAGCTTATTATAATGACAGATGACTGCTACAAACTTCAACACTGTGAATGATCAGGTCAAACATTATAGATTGTTTCTGCTCTGTCTACCTGTCTTACAAAACTTAAACATCTTCAACTCATTAAGATTTATtatgctaaaacaaaaaaagctgaataatgTAAGACTGTGTAACATATTCTCTGTTTAAACGAATGGTAACACCACTAACTTACAGTTGCAATaggttttgttctgttttgcaGTCTATTGTTTTTTATCTTCTTTCTGTGAAAGATCTTGTTGCCTAAGTTGTGGCAGTTGAGTTCGGTGTGTCATTATGTTCAGTGTTCAGATGTAAAACTATggttgtgtgtatattttaagatgCCAAATCTCGATGTGTAAATTAAAATCCCATTACATGAAtccaaaaacatgctttttatgtttCCCGTTTGTCCCGGCCGTACTGAAACAGCGCTGAATGGATTCTTTACCTCTTCGGGGTCTGATACGATGAGCTTCAGTTTCCCTTTTCACGCAGATAGTCGGCTAAAACACAAACGTCATTATCAAATAATCATCAAATAGTTAAGCGGAAAggtttattttggaaaaaaaagaaaacattttagccCACCTAGCTTCTCAACGGCTTCCACGCAGATGCTTGGATGCATGCTCTGTGAATATGTGGCAACAATCACATACAGTGCAGTTCTCACCAATATCAGGCCACGCCCTTCCTAAACAAACACCGTAAGGAAAAATCATAGAATGATTGATGACAAGAAATATTGACACATTTGGAGTAACGCTACCCTGACCGTGTTAATTTGTTGGAtattactcatttttttttagcaaggcTCATTCAAGTTAAGAGCATATTTAGTGTTACCTACGCGTTTCGCGTATATGGAGTGTTTGTCAGCGCGCGCACAGGTGTAGTGTTTGTTCCTGAAGTCGAGTCCTCTCTGCCTCGTTACATGCACGTGCTTGAATGCGTCTAGAAACACCTGCGTTTCTTCCGGACAGACCTGTTTGAAGAGATTTAACCGATTCACCTCAATGGACACGTCTTTTGTGAACATAAAAAGTCATCCATGTTTGTCTGTTGTCTGAACGCGCACGGAGAAACTTACTGTGAAGTTGGACGCGGCCGTTACATCGCCAGTTTTCGCCACAAATACCGCCGCGGACTCGACATGTTTTGTGTCAATGAGACAGCCTTCCAGTAACTTTGGAAATGGGttcatatttaaacacaccGCCTCAGAAAGCGCCACAGGCGTTTATTAGATATTGCGCGTTGACGACTAAACCCCGTCGCCCTTAACAACCGCCtgactcatgaatattaacagaccctaattaatattcattactaTTAGATTCTACTATTACTATAAAGCGCGGAAGTAAAGCGAGTCAGTGTTTCCGGCATTGAAGCCCGTTCGTTTTAGTGCTTCTCAAGCACACTCGCTAGAAAGTTGAGGAAATTACTGaagtttttggcattttaacgCATTAATTTACCTCTCGGAAATCTGGCCAGTAACTTAGCTCTATTTTTTGAAACGCGTtatagttaatgttttttttttaagataatagACAGGAAAACTATATTTGGACTTAGATCGCGTGCAAAACACCTCCATAGCGGTCATAACCAGATGCTAGTTATCATATTTTTCCGTCTTTCTGCAGTCCATCTCTCCTTGTGAAGTGAATGAGTTTCAGTGAAGGCAATTTAAGGAATGACGTTACAACAGTTTTCCTGAATGCAGCTGgcgtccttgtgttttttttataacgctatttattttatattgggTTAAAGGTGCAATAGGTGATTGTctgcagaaacattttttggttGTGCCGGTTGAAATCAAAATAGTCGGGCCGAAAATGACTATAGGCAGCCCAAGCTGTCTGTCAACATGTGGATTCGTATTTCTACTCTGTTCGCGCAGATATATGTGTCATCAACGCGTGCTTGCCTGGTGGTGGCAGACATTAGGTGAGTTCGTATTGACATATATGCTCGTTTCAGTCGCTCTCGCGGTACTTCGATATCATGCACCGATCGGTGGCTGCGGTGCGGTTTCAAGTCAAACACACCTATAGTGAAGATGGCAGACAAACAACACCGACCTGACCCTGCCGAAAGACAGTCAATGACTCATGGCgtaatgtttaaatgttgatCCTCTTTTCTGTGCGCGGTCATGACTTTAGGGGGCGTGGCTTTGGATGGCAATTAGCATTAAGTAGAGAAGCGCGTTTTCAACGCTATCAGGCTAAAGGTAGCATTTCCCCAGATCTACTACGTCTttaaatgctgattttttttaataaaattgggATGCGAGTATAATTACACTTTATGAATTcaacataaaaaagcaaaacctaTGAACTTTGTTTGATAATGtcttaaagcaaaacatttattattaattgatcTATTATGAAGATATTTAACAGCCATACTGTCATGTAGTGGTCATGgtattacatattttaacctTAAATACTATgctaattgtaatataatatgcatattaaaaaatctAATGCTCTTCAGCGGCTCTGATCCCAGCCGTGAAAAAAATAAGTGTCCTCTTgcagttaataaaacatttcgtTTGTAGTAAAGACACTCACCCAGTATactttacagtatttattttatttgcatccCGATTTTGCATATTTGTGCTTGGAGGTCTTTCTGACAACACACTATTAGACCGTTTTTCAAAACTAATACTTGGTCGAAAGGAAATGAAAACTGGCGAGAGAGAATGATAAAGAAAAATGGgtgtaaggaaaaaaaacattaagaacaaaaacattttcagaatattcaACAAACTTTATTAcacttatatttaaaactaaaacaaataaaacctaaGAGACAAACTCAGTGATTCAATCTCTCGAATAAACGTTCAAACTACTCCATCTCagcaaaaatatacaatattaagaCCTTTTCTGAATGCTTTACGGCAATCCATATACGGTGGGCAGCGTAAAATGTGCAGATAGTCCAAGACgcataaattaacataaataaaactcaGTCAAGCACACAAAATTAACAGTGATTAGACCGTTAACCAATCACCCCTGGTTAATCACCTCATTTGTACCTTCCTACATAAAAACTAGTAagctctgcaaaaaaaaaaaaaaaaaaaaaaactttccataTTACACAGGCTAATAAGCTGTCAACTGGTGCAAATTAATTCTATAGTTGTGAAGTTAAATGGAAGAACTGGCAGGTAAGGCAGACGGataatggattaaaaaaaacaaccccaccTGGTTTACAGTTGCTAATGAGAATAttcaagtacaaaaaaaaaaaaaaaaaaactcatcagCTTCAGGTCTAGGCAAGTTatgattttaacaaatataGCTTTCTGTGcagcaaaaaatacagtatatttgaaGCAAAATATAGGTCCTGAGATAGCTCTACATCCAGTAGTAAATTATTTAGGCAATAAAACTAACAACAAAAATTCCCATGTCAATTGGACAAAAATCAAAACTTGGCAAAGTTGTGAACGTTAACTCGTCTATCTTAAGGTCACACATTCATTAATACGTTCCACAGTAGTGAGAACATTTTAAGGCAATCTCAAGAAGCTAGTGGTGAGAAGCTGTGCTTGAAGTGCAGTTTTGAAGGGACACCCTCGCTCTCATTTGGGGGCTTTGTGGTCAAACAGCTGCAGGTCAAGCCGAACCCAAACCTCTCCAGTGGGAACTTCATGTAGCAGCAACCTCCTAGTGGACGGACCTTTATTCTCAAGCTCTTTCTTAATAGTGGCTACAGGAACCTCGGTGCGACCCAAGAAGTCTACGGAGGAAGAAAGACAAACGTAACAACGTCGGTGTGTgattaaacatgttaaaacataaaGATGCTGTCCAGTTTAACAAATTATACAGAAGCCGTAGTATGCTCGCTATTTCTCACACTCACCATCTGGTGAAAACTGTTCCCGCTCAAAGATCGTAATGCAGAGGACATCTTGATACAGGTCTTTAATGTGAAACTGACAATTGAAATTCCACTTGGGGTTGA encodes:
- the pfn4 gene encoding profilin-4 gives rise to the protein MNPFPKLLEGCLIDTKHVESAAVFVAKTGDVTAASNFTVCPEETQVFLDAFKHVHVTRQRGLDFRNKHYTCARADKHSIYAKREGRGLILVRTALYVIVATYSQSMHPSICVEAVEKLADYLREKGN